A single Oncorhynchus nerka isolate Pitt River linkage group LG10, Oner_Uvic_2.0, whole genome shotgun sequence DNA region contains:
- the soul2 gene encoding heme-binding protein soul2 encodes MKFPEVTTLLSVLAVVFLRGAHGWDAPPFCHSYDCPEFTVVNKYEDFEERAYKVSRWITVDSQGVSDHDVKAGFTKLWDYTQWDNKAGEHVNTHTWPALISTTEDGGEKHASLSFYVAPEDTVLPTPNDASIRNETMPACTIYVRTFSGFLSEYNFQENLKKLRDALTQAGKAFDSHRFIAAGYEGPWTLIGRHNEVWIHAT; translated from the exons ATGAAGTTTCCCGAGGTAACAACGCTTCTCTCGGTTCTGGCCGTGGTGTTTTTACGCGGGGCGCACGGTTGGGATGCGCCGCCGTTTTGTCATAGCTATGATTGTCCTGAGTTCACGGTCGTTAATAAATATGAG GACTTTGAGGAACGTGCGTACAAAGTGAGCCGCTGGATAACCGTCGACAGTCAGGGTGTCTCTGACCACGACGTGAAGGCTGGATTCACGAAACTGTGGGACTACACCCAGTGGGACAATAAAGCAG GTGAACATGTCAATACTCATACCTGGCCTGCGCTTATTTCTACGACTGAGGATGGTGGAGAGAAGcatgcatctctctctttctatgtggCTCCAGAAGATACAGTCCTCCCCACTCCCAATGATGCCTCAATCAGGAACGAGACTATGCCTGCCTGCACCATATATGTCAG GACTTTCAGTGGTTTTCTGTCAGAGTACAACTTCCAGGAAAATTTGAAGAAGCTACGTGATGCCCTGACACAGGCTGGGAAAGCATTTGACTCCCACCGGTTCATCGCAGCAGGGTATGAAGGCCCGTGGACTCTGATTGGCCGACACAATGAGGTCTGGATCCACGCCACCTGA